CAATCCGCCTTCAGGAGGTATTCCGCTATGGCTGTAGGCTGGTATGTAATTTCAATACTATTATCAGCCAACCAGGATTTCATCAATGAGGGATCAAACCTGATTTCAGCAGGGGCTATATTAAGGACTCCACCAAAGGCTAAGGCCGGCCATATTTCAAAAGCAGAAGCATCGAAAATGACATTAGCAACCTGACTCAGCTTTGTGCCTGTCACTACCTCAAATTTCTGCTGAAAATGGTAAACCATATTCAATATTCCCTGGTTCAGCACTTCCACACCTTTAGGCTTACCAGTGGTTCCGGAAGTATAAATAATATAGATAGGATCTTCAGGACTTACCTCAGCCCTAATTTCTTCGGATACCTCCAGTACTGCTTCGTTAACATACACGACCCTCTCCTTTTCAATTTGGGATATGAAGTCTGACTGATGTTTTTTAAAGGCTTCATGAGTCAACAACAATTGGGCTTCGCAATCTGAAAATTTGAGGATATTCCGGGCATCAGCTTCATCAGGTGAGAGGGGCACATAAGCACATCCGGTCTTCAATACCGCCAGCATACTGGCTATCAACTCCACAGAGGGACCGAAAAGTAAAGCGACCCTTTTCAAGCCATTTTTATCCAGAATCTCATTGATCTGATGGGCAATTTGATTGGCCTTATGATTTAACTGTCTGTAGGTAACATGATCTTCTCCATATTGAACAGCTATACTTTCGGGGTTAGTTTCAACCTGCCTTTCAAACATGGAAATGATTCCCTTCTCCGTCGGGTATTCTGCTCTGGTATCATTAAACTCTTGTAGCAGTTGTTGTTTTTCCGACACTGGGAGGATATCAATATCCGAAATCCGGATATCGACATCTTCAATAACAGCGCTAATGATTTGTTTGAAGTAGGTAACAAACCTTTCTATAGTATCACTATCAAACAGCTCTGTAGAATACTCAAAACTAAACGACAACCCTTCATCTGACTCCAGTGTTGAGAGTGCAATATCAAATTTTGAGGTTTGGCTCTTCCATGTTTGAGGCTCTAGGGTAAGCCCGGGAATCTCAAGTTCAGTCTGGCTGAAGTTTTGAAAAACAAACATCACATCAAACAGGGGATTTCGACTGGTATCTCTTGTCACCTGTAAGTCATCGATCAGTTCTTCGTATTGATAGGTTTGATGCGCAAAGCATTGATGTGTATTTTCCTTTACGGAAATAAGAAAATCCTTAAAGCTATGACTGGAAGCCGGGTAGTTTCTCAGGGCTACGGTATTGACAAACATACCGATCAGATTCTCCAGGTCGGCATGTTGTCTGCCTGCTACAGGTGTGCCTATAACAATGTCTTCCTGGTTACACAGTTTGGCAAGCAATATGTTATAAATCGCCAGCACGACCATAAACAGGGTGGCTCCTTCCTGATCGGCAATAGCCTGAAGCCTGGCTGCTTCGGCTTTGCTTATTTCAAAATCTACAGCCGCCCCGCCATGCTTTCTCACTGGTGGCCTTTTATGGTCCAGCGGCAACTCCAATAAAGCCGGCTGGCTGGCGAATTGTGCTTTCCAGAAATCTCTTTGTTTAGCAATTTCCTCCTGTTGTTTTTCGCTCTGCTGCCATTCTGCGTAATCTTTATAGGTTAATGCTATCGGAGGCAATGTTTCATGATTATAAAAGGCCATGAAATCCTGAATCAGAACAGCTTGCGAAACTCCATCCGTTACAATATGATGTATATCGACAATCAGCAGGTGTTCTTCCGGAGTAGTGCTTACAATACCCACCCTAATCAGTGGGGCGCTTTGTAAATCAAATGGCCTGATAAATTTCTCTGTGGTTAACTGCAATTCACTTTCCTGACATTCTAAGTATTCGATTCCGAAATTTACCTCGTCATGCACTTTTTGCAGGGGCTCATTATTGATCAACTCAAAGGAGGTTCTCAGGCATTCGTGTCGTTGTAAAAGTTGTTGAAAAGCCTTGTTAAATCTTTCTTTATCAATGATCCCGGTTAGTCTGACCGTTTGCGGCAGATTATAAACCGTGGATGTACTATCGAATTGGTAAAGGAAATATAAGCGGCGCTGTGCCGAAGACAATTTGTAATGTTCCTTATTTTCTACCTTATCTATTTTCACAAAACTGTTTTTACGAGCTACTTCTTCCAGATAGCTTGTCAGATACTCCTTGTTTTCTTTAATCTCCTGCACCAGGTCGCCGGTCAAAACACCCTGCGGGGCATTTATTTTTAACTTCCCATCCACCAGCGTGAGATTAACGTTAAGCTTCCTAAGTTTTGTTATTATTGCTTTCATTATAAAATATTAACCTTCCCTAATCGAGAATAATCTCGTCACTCATAACCACATCACTAGGCTCTCCATTTTTAGCCCAGTTTTCATTATCTATATATTCAGACATCATTTCAATGGTGTTGGAGACAAATATCTCCTGTAATGGTATTTCCACATTCAGCTCTCTGAAAATCCTGTTCGCAAGTACGGTAGCTCTTAACGAGTGTCCTCCCAGCTCAAAGAAGCTGACATTGATACTGACCAGCCTTTCGTCCACCTTCAATATCTCTGCCCATATCTCTACCAGCTTTTTCTCAGTTTCAGAGGAAGGTGCTACATATTCCTTTGGAGCTACATCCGGCTCTGGCAACGCTTTCCTGTCTATCTTTCCGTTCGTACTGATGGGCATACGCTGCATATGCACGTAATATGAAGGGATCATATAATCGGGCAGCTTATCTGACAAATAAGTACGTATGCCGGCCGCTTCCAATTCGCTCTCTGCCACATAATAGGCTACCAAAAACTTATCACCGCCCCGTTCTTTAGCCATAACCAGAGCATCTTTGATCTGATCATGCTCATTCAACTGCACCTCGATCTCTTCAGGCTCTATCCTGAACCCTCTAATTTTCACCTGATTGTCGACCCTGCCTAAGAACTCCACTTCTCCATCTGACGTCCATCTCGCCAGGTCTCCGGTTTTATACATTTGCTCGCCTGCCCTAAATGGATTCTCTACAAACTTTTCCTCGGTCAGGGTTTTGTTATTGATATAGCCTCTGGCTACCCCAACACCTGCAATGCATAACTCCCCGTACATGCCTATCGGCAGCAACTCTCCCTTTTGCCCCAGAATGTAAATGGAGGTATTGTCCATAGGTTTTCCAATAATGGAAATATTGGTTTCTATGAGGTTGTTATTGCAGGTTGCCCCAACGGATGTTTCTGTAGGCCCATATTCATTGCTGATCTGGGTATGGGGTAATGACTTTTTGCTCTTTTGCAATAATTCAGGGTTCGCTTTTTCTCCGGCAAGCACCACGAGCCTCAGGCTGGCAGCCTCCTCTTGCTTCAATTCCGTAAGGATAACCTCAAAGATGGCAGGCGTCATGCCTATATAGCTCACATTTTCATGGTTAATGGTATTGACCAGATATTGTGCATTTAAGCGGTTCTCATTACTCAACAGCACTGTGGTTCCTCCGGCCAGCAGCAATGAATACAAGTTACTACCGTAACCATCAAAATGATACGACACGACCTGCATAGTAACATCACTGGCGGTGAACTCAAAGTTTGAAATTCGCCATGACAGATAGTTGACCATACCGCCATGCTCTACCTCCACCCCTTTAGGGTTACCGGTTGTGCCGGAGGTATAGATCACATATATGAGATCATGAGGTGCAACTTTTTTGGCTATCGCATCCACGGCATTGTCAGCTATGAGATTTTCGTCAACAATCACAGTCTTCCCCGTGTCAAATCTGAAGTCTTCCAATTCAACTGCCTCGTGCGTAAGCAATAATTGAGCATCACAATCGACAAGGATATATTCATTTCTCTCTGCCGGAGCTTCTGGAGATAGTGGCACATAAGCGTGCCTAGCTTTCATTACTCCAAGCATACTGGCGATCATTTCAACCGACGGGTTGAACAGCAAACCTATTTTGTTATTCCCTTCCGGCACCTTGTTCAGGGCCATCTGGGCAATACTATTTGCCATGGCATCAAGGTCCTTGAAACTGATCCTTTGATCACCATAAACTACCGCAATATTATCAGGGTGGAGTTTCACCTGTTTCTCAAACAGGGTGACTATAGTTTCTTCTTTCGGGTAGTCTACACTTGTGTTGTTAAACACATTCAGCAGTTGGTGCTTCTCTTCTGAAGTGATGATCTCCAGCGCTGACAGGCGCTGATCGGCATTGGCGGTTACTGACTCTACTATTCTCTGGAAGTAGCCTATAAAACGGGTGATTGTTTCAGGGTTAAACAGGTCCGATGAGTACTCAAAGCTCAGTTGCATGCCACCCTCCTCTTCAACCGCTGTCAGGGTCAGGTCAAACTTCGACACTGTACGACTACTTTGGTACGGGATCAGCTCCAATCCTGATATTTTTGATTCAGCCTCTTCCTGGTTCTGGAACACGAACATCACATCAAACAAGGGATTCCTGTTTACAGCTCTGTCTGCTTTCACTTCATCGATCAGTGCTTCATAAGGGTAGCCTTGGTTCTCCATGCTCAGCAGTGCACGCTCTTTTACCTCATGTAGAAAATCCCGGAAAGTCTTATCGCCTGCGGGGTAGTTGCGTAGTGGCAGGGTGTTCACAAACATACCGATCACTCGCTCAAGGTCTGCATGCTGTCTTCCTGCGACAGGGGTTCCTATCACAATATCTTCCTGGTTACTCAGCTTACCCAGCAGTACATTGTAGATCGAGAGTAACAGCATATATAAGGTAGTACCTTCTGACTGTGACAGCTCGTGGAGTTTGTGGGTAGTGGCCTCATTCAGTGTGAAGTCTATGCTGCCACCTTTGCTACTTTTTACCAGTGGACGGGCTTTATCCGTGGGAAGCTCCAGGGAGGTCACTTCTTCTGAAAACTCGCCTAGCCAGTAGGCTTTCTGTTCACTAATCGCCTCTTGCTGGACCGGGTCTTGCTGCCATTCGGCAAAGTCTTTATACTGAAGGTGAAGCGGCTCCAGCGCATCTCCGTTGTATAGGTTTGTGAAGTCCTTCATCAGTACGCCTTGCGATATACCATCGGTGATGATATGGTGCATGTCGACTACCAGTATATGGTCGGTCTCACTCAGGGCTATTACACCGGCACGCATCAAGGGTGACTCGCTCAAGTCAAAGGGAGTTATAAAGTCGCGGATCAGCGCTTCAGCTCCTTGTTCATCGGACTGATAGTACTGCACTTCAAAATCGTGGTCCTCTGCTATTTTCTGAACAGGGTGGTCATTCTCCACATGGAAAGAGGTTCGGAGACTTTCGTGCCGGCTGACCAGCCTGCTGAAGGCCTGGTTGAGTTTTTCTTTGTCCAATATGCCGTTCAGCCTTACGGTGTAAGGCATGTTATACGCCGTAGAGTTCTTGTCTATTTGATGAAGTACATACAGACGTTGTTGTGACGACGACAGGGAGTAGTACGATTTTTCGGCCGCTTTTTCTACTGATTTGTAAGTAGTCTGCTCCCGGTTGCCGAGGTATTGTCCCTGACTGCGAACATCCTGATGGCGGAAGATCTCGCGCAAGGGTATAGTTATGCTAAGTTGCTTGTGTATCTTATTGGCCAACAGGCTCGCCAGCAGAGAATGTCCTCCCAGTTCGAAAAAGCTTTGAGTTACACTTACCGCTTCAGGATCAGCTTTCAGTACTTCTGCCCAGATGTTCACCAGCTGTTCTTCTATTTCGTTTGATGGCCCTACATACTCCGTACTGCTCACCAGCTCCGGGGCGGGCAAAGACTTCCGGTCTATCTTCCCATTCGGAGTAAGTGGAAATTTGTCCAAATGCATGAAGTAGGAAGGGATCATGTAATCGGGCAAGCTTTGTGAAAGGTGGTCGCGAAGGTCAGCCGGCTCTATCATGGAGGCTGAAACATAGTAGGCTACCAGTATCTGCTCGCCAGAGTTCCCATGAGCATAAACGACTGCTTCTTTGATCTCTTCATGGGTCAGTAGTTGACTCTCTATTTCACCCGGCTCGATACGATAGCCTCGTATCTTCATCTGGTTGTCCATTCTGCCCAGGTATTCGATAGCGCCGTTAGGCAACCATCTTGCCAAATCTCCGGTGCGATAGAAGCGCCCGCTTACTCCGGCAGGGTTGCTCACAAAGCGCTCTTCGGTTAAGGTCTCATTTTGCCAGTAGCCCCGGCCTACTCCTTTGCCGCCTATGTACAGTTCTCCGGCTATGCCGACAGGCTGGAGGTGTCCTTCTTCGCCGACGATCAGCATCGTGGTATTGGCTATCGGTGTACCGATATCTATTCGTTCTGCTTCGGTTAGTTCCTGAACCGATGACCATACCGTGGTCTCGGTGGGACCGTACATGTTAAAAATCCTACCCTGATATTGGCCTTGCAGGGTCTGAAGCAAATCCGCAGGGAAGCCTTCTCCCCCTACCATCAGAGTATCTATATTTTGCAGGGCTTCCGCCGCATGGCTGGAGGATAGTAACATCTTCAGGTGCGATGGGGTGATTTGCATCTTGTTGATGCCACCTGTGCTTATCAGTTTACAAAGTGCATCGGGATCTTTCTGGTCACTGTTACCTGCCAGCACAACCTCGTGCCCTTGAAGTAATGGCAACAGACTTTCCAGTACGAAAATATCAAATGAGATCGTGGTCAGACAGAGCATGCGTGAGCCTTGCTCCATTGGTATGCGGGCAGCTATACCCTCTACAAAGTTGATCACATTGCGGTGCTCGATCATCACGCCTTTTGGCCGTCCGGTAGAGCCGGAGGTGTAAATCATATATGCCAGTTGTGATGGTGATATCGATACACCGGGGTTAGCTGTATTTTCTTCTGATATTGAGGCTGAGGTAACGTCTATAATTTGTAGTTGCTCTCCAAATTGGTTTGCTCTTTTTTCCAGGTCTGTATCGGTCAGCATCAGACTCAGGCCGCTGTCTTTCACGATGTAGTCTATGCGGTCTTCCGGGTAGTCCGGGTCTATAGGCACATAGGTACAACCGGCTTTCAATGCACCAAGGATGCTGATGAAAAGGGCTTCGGTGCGAGGCAGCATGATCCCCACAATGGCTTCGACTGGAAGGTTCTGTTTCCGCATCTTGTGTGCCAGCTGGTTACTCCTGCTATTCAGTTCTTCATAGGTCAGGCTTTTGCCTCCGTAGGTTAGTGCTATGGCTGCCTTATTTTTAGCTACTTGTGCTTCAAACGCGGTAACGATACTGCGGCTTTCATCAAAAGTAAGTGCTGTATCGTTAAAGTCGCTCAATATCAGACCTCTCTCCTCTTCGGTGATCAGATCAATATCCGACAGCCTGATGTTAACATCGGCCAGTATTGTAGAGATGATCTGATTAAAATAGCTTATAAATCGCTCCATGGTTTCTCCTTTGAACAAGGCGGTGCAGTACTCGAAATACAGAGCCAGTGCTCCTTCCTTTTCATATGCCGTCAACGTCAGGTCAAACTTGGAAACAATATGATTATCATCGTACTGTGTGATCTTTAGTCCGGGTATTTCAAGCACTGAACGCTCAAAGTTCTCATACGAGAAGAGTACATCAAACAAAGGGTTTCGGCTGATGTTTCGCTCCAGCTTCAGGTCATCTATTAAATATTCATAAGGGTACGCCTGGTGGTCAAAGCTCTCAAGTGTTTTGTTCTTCACCTGATCCAGGAATTCTCTAAAACTTTGTGTACCGTCAGCCTGGTTTCGTAAGGGCAGGGTATTGATAAACATCCCCATCATCTGTTCCAGATCAGCATGTTGTCTTCCTGAAATGGGTGTCCCTATCACTATATCTTCCTGATTGCTCAGTTTACTCAGAAGAATATGATAGGCTGACAGGAGTATCGTAAAGAGTGTCGTTCCTTCACCTTCGGCTATCTTTCTTAGTTTTTCTGTGTTAGCTGCGCTGATTTCAAATTTCCTGATGTCTCCCTCAAAGCTTTTTATAGCAGGCCTGACATAATCTGCAGGCAAGTTGAGTGGGGTCGCCTCACTGTCAAATGCTTCTAACCAGAAGGCTTTTTGCTCCATGAGTTCCTGCTGAAAATCACTTCCCTGCTGCCACACGGCATAGTCTTTATAATGCAGCTCGAGATTCTCTAACGGCTGCCCTTTGTAAAGCGCCATGAAGTCTTTGATCATAACACTCTTGGATACTCCATCTGTAATGATATGTGGCAAATCTACCATCAACACATGTTCAAGCTCAGATACCTTCACTAACCCGACACGTATCAGAGGAGCCTGGGTCAAATCAAATGGCTTAATGAAACTGTTAATTACTGAGGGTATATCTTTATCTGACGCGGTATAAAATTGCAGGTCAAAATCAAACTGCTCAGTTATAGCTTGGCAAGGCTGATCATCTACAACCTCAAACTTTGTTCTGAGAGGCTCGTGCCGATCAATTAGCGTTTCAAATACTTCTCTAATCTTTTGATAATCAAGCGCCCCACTCAACTTAAGTGCTATGGGCATATTGTAGGCTACGGAGCCATTGTCAAATTCATTGAGGAAGTATAGCCTTCGTTGAACAGAGCTCAATGGGTAATACGCACTGCTTTCCGCCCTGGATATCACTGTATATTCAGCCTGTTCATTCGCTTCATTCTTTCCTAACGATGTACTTAAGTATGCGCTTAGTTCTTTGACTGAAGCATGTTGGAAAAATTCAGTTATCGAAAGCTCTATGTTAAACCGCTTATGTATACGGCCAATCATGGTAAGAACTTTCAAAGAATCTCCTCCCAATTCGAAGAAATCATTAAAAGGTCTGATATCCTCCATGCCGAAGAATTCTTTCCAGAGCTGAAGCATCTCCAACTCAATATTATCCCTGGAGGCAACCGGTGCCAAGGCCTTATCTTCCTGACCATTCACCTTGTTTTTAACCCATTGAGATACCCTTTGATTGAGATCACCAACAGAAACCACTACTTGTGGCTGATGAGTCAGCGCAGTAACTCTCTCAAAAACCTCTAATAATTCATCAGGCCTTATTCCTTCACCCGGGTTATCCTCAAACGCAAGTCCATCCAGGTTTACGCTGAACCAATTAGGGGACTCTGTTTCATGAATGGTATTCAACTCATGATCCAAAGCCATGTTGGCCGAGGCATATGCGCCAAATTGAAGTCCACCAAGTATTGATGAAATAGAAGATATGGCCAGGCAAAAATCGAGTTCTCTGTTACCCATAACCTTTTTCAGGTTATGTATACCGGTACATTTTGTTCTGAATTGTTCACGGTAGTCATCGTCCGTGAGGTTATCTATCAGGTTAATGCTTTTGCCCTGAAGGGTGCCTGCGGCATGAACAACACCATTTATTTTGCCGTATTGCTTTTCGGCAGTATCTACAACAAATTCAAGGTCTGTGTGGCTTGAAATATCTGCTTTGAAATAGCTCGCTTTACCAAGGCCGTTATTCAGTTGATTGATCTGGTCTGCTTTAAGCGCCTGATCTGCTCTACCCAGCAACACAACACTGGCCTGATATTTTGTGGTCAGGTATTGTGCCAGGGTGTATCCCAATTTTCCAAGGCCACCAGTGATCAGGTACACGCCTTCCTTCTTTAGCATTGTCCCTTCGTTCTGCAAGTCAACCTGTTCGAATGATTGTTCCCATCGTCGGGAATTTCTCAACGCCAGCGAAAGACCATTTTTACGCTTTGTTAATTCACCAGCAAGCTGATCAACATGTCTTTCTATCTCCTGCATCGATAGGTCAATATGACCTGTTGTTACAGGGTACTCCTGTGCGATTACTTTAATCGCTGCCGGTAATGCAGCTCCTGATGCATTGACTTTTTCAACGCCTAAAACATTATATAAATTACTGGTAACCAAAGTTAAATGCACTCCCGAAAGCGACTCCCCATGATGGGCTGATTTTACCACATGGATGAGGTCATAAAAATCAGGATGATGATCGGTGTATTCACTAAGGTCGTCGGTCAGATCCTCTGAAGTGCTGTTGTAAATTATCTGATCGTATCTAAAGCTTTTCTCTTTCAGCTCACTGAAGAATTTTGTCAAGTCTTCAAGTGAACCGGGGTTTACTACATATTGGTTATCTGATACTTTCTTATATTCATTTCCTTTAACTACAGATACATACGGCACGTGCTCCTGATCAAATTTCCTGATCAGCGATGTCTGAAGCCTGTTATCCTTTCCATAAATAATATAGCTACCAACATTATCCACTTTCTCGGGCAAGGCAAATGAGCTCCGCCAGCCAGGAATATAGAACCATTCGTTGATATGATTTCTTACTGGTTCCGAGCTATTTTGTTTAGGACTACCTTCATCTATGCGTACAGAGTACTGGACTTTTTCAAATGAATAGGTCGGTAGCGGAATTCTTCTTCTTTGTTCTTCCTCGTAAAACTTAGCCCAATTTACGTCCACACCTTTTTCCCATAGCTTACCCAAACTTCCCAATAAATACTGCTGATCATCAACGTGTTGTTTGGGGTGCCTAACCAAGCCTACAACTTCATGACTGCTTAAACGATTTTTGTGAGATCGCACAAAAGTACTCAGTACATTACCCGGGCCGACTTCTATAAACACCGACTCCTCAGCCTCCATCATTTTGCTTATCCCTTCTGAGAAGCGTACGGTTTCTCTGAGGTGCCTTACCCAATATTCAGGAGATCCGAGGGTTTTATCGTCGGCTACCTCTCCGGTTAAATTGGATACCAGGGGTATCTGCTGCTTATGGAATTTTATGTTTTCAAATGCGGATTTAAACTGATCCAGTATACCATCCATCATGTAGGAATGGAATGCATGGGATGCATGGATTACCTTGCTGCTTAGTCCGCTTTGTTGAATTTTGTTTTGAAAGTCTGCAATGGCCTCTACAGTTCCGGAAACCACGCAGTGAGCAGAACTGTTTACTGCGGCCAGTGAGATGTTGTCGTTATCAGTTATTAAAGGGAGTAATTCTTCTTCTCCGGCTGAGATACTAAGCATTGCTCCCGGCGCTACCTGCTGCATCAACTGACCTCTGCTGACGACCAGCCTTATGACATCATGAAGGGTAAATATCCCTCCTACACAGGCCGCTACATACTCTCCGATGCTATGCCCTATCATCTGAGTAGGTTTAACCCCCCATTGAATTAACAATTGTGCCAGGGCATATTCGATAATAAATAGTGCAGGCTGGGTATATTCTGTCTGGTTTACCTGATCAGCGTCTTCGAAATTATCTCCAAATAGTATGGATTTAAGGTCTTTACCGGATATCTCTTCTGCAATTTTCAAACAGTGGTCTACCGTTTCCTTAAAATATTTTTCTCTGGCATACAGGTCTGCACACATGCCGCTATATTGTGAGCCTTGCCCTGAGAACATAAACACAATGTTTTCTCTGCTTTGCAGTTCAGGTATATCTACAACTTCACCTGCCAGGTCTCTCAGGAACTTTACAGAATCGTCGGATTTTCTGACACTCAGGCTTGCTCTATGCGGGAAGTGTGCTCTGCCAATATGAAGTGTATAGGCTGCATCGGCAATATTTGTATTTCCATTGGCCTGTAGAAAATCTGCCAGATTATGGATGTTTTTTTGAAGGGCATCTGGTGTTTTTGCTGAAAGCGTCAATAGCTGGTAGTCTCTGGATACTGATGATTCGGTAATCGATGGTGCCTCCTCTAAAACCACATGTGCGTTTGTACCTCCAATACCAAACGAGCTCACTCCGGCACGTCTTGGGTATTCGCCATTCTTCCATTCCCTGAGGCTTGTATTGACATAAAAGGGACTGTTTTTAAAATCAATGCTGGCGTTAGGCGTTTTATAATGCAGGCTGGGGACCAGCTGTCTATTTTTCAGGGAAAGAGCTGCTTTGATCAGCCCTGCTATTCCGGCTGCTGCATCCAGGTGGCCAATATTGGTCTTGACAGAACCTATTGCGCAAAATTGCTTTTTGCCGGTATTAAAGGCCTTGGTAAGCCCCGCTATTTCAATAGGGTCACCCAGCGAAGTTCCCGTTCCATGGGCTTCTACATAGGTTATGCTTTCCGGGGCAATATTTGCATTTCTAATGGCGTCGCGAATAGCAGCACTTTGCCCTTCGATGCTTGGTGCTGTAAATCCAATTTTTTCGTGGCCATCGTTATTGGTGGCTGTACCTTTGATCACGGCATGTATGGTATCTCCATCACGTATCGCATCGTCAAGCTTCTTCAATACCACTATGCCTGCACCGTTGCCACTTACTGTTCCCGATGATGTTGCATCAAATGCTCTGCAACTTCCATCATCAGATAATATCATTCCCTTTCTATGGGTGTATCCTTCATTGTCATGGAGTGAAACTGATACCCCTCCGGCCAGGGCAACATCACACTTACCGGCCAGCAACTCTTGACATGCCGTATCCACGGCTACGAGTGAAGTAGAACAGGCTGTAGCGATATTAACACTGGGACCTTTCAGGTTAAGCTTATATGAGATCCTGGGGCAAAGGAAATCTTTATCCGCATAAGTAATGGCTTCCCACTTTTCTACCCAGTCGTCCTCACCATTAGCCCCTACATTAATATTGAAATAAGGATTAGCCGATGCTCCTCCGTACAGGCCTATTGCTCCTTTATAGGTACTGGGATCATAGCCTGCATTTTCTAAAGCTTCCCAGGTACACTCGTGGAATATCCGCATCTGAGGGTCCATTTTAGCCGCCTCAGAAGGAATATAATTAAAGAAGGCCGCATCAAAGGATTCATATCCCTCAAGAAAGCCTTTGGCGTATATCAAAGGATCGTTCTCCTCTTTCTCTTTTCTTGTAATAGACTCTTTCCCTGATTGCAGGTTTTGCCAGAACTGGTCTACATTCTTTGCCTCCGGGAACCTGGCTGCCATACCTATAATGGCTATATCGAAGGCACCACTCCTGCTTTCGAGGCTTGTCTTCTGTTTACCTTCTTCCCGCTCTGTTTTTTCCTCGGCTGTATCACCCTTTTTGCTGCTTATATATTTAGCAAGTGAGCGAATGGTTGTATAATTGAAAAGTTCTGTAACGGAAACATCCTCATCAAAGACCACTTTGATCTTTGAACTCACGGTGATCAAATGAAGCGAGTCTC
This region of Fulvivirga ulvae genomic DNA includes:
- a CDS encoding non-ribosomal peptide synthetase, with translation MKAIITKLRKLNVNLTLVDGKLKINAPQGVLTGDLVQEIKENKEYLTSYLEEVARKNSFVKIDKVENKEHYKLSSAQRRLYFLYQFDSTSTVYNLPQTVRLTGIIDKERFNKAFQQLLQRHECLRTSFELINNEPLQKVHDEVNFGIEYLECQESELQLTTEKFIRPFDLQSAPLIRVGIVSTTPEEHLLIVDIHHIVTDGVSQAVLIQDFMAFYNHETLPPIALTYKDYAEWQQSEKQQEEIAKQRDFWKAQFASQPALLELPLDHKRPPVRKHGGAAVDFEISKAEAARLQAIADQEGATLFMVVLAIYNILLAKLCNQEDIVIGTPVAGRQHADLENLIGMFVNTVALRNYPASSHSFKDFLISVKENTHQCFAHQTYQYEELIDDLQVTRDTSRNPLFDVMFVFQNFSQTELEIPGLTLEPQTWKSQTSKFDIALSTLESDEGLSFSFEYSTELFDSDTIERFVTYFKQIISAVIEDVDIRISDIDILPVSEKQQLLQEFNDTRAEYPTEKGIISMFERQVETNPESIAVQYGEDHVTYRQLNHKANQIAHQINEILDKNGLKRVALLFGPSVELIASMLAVLKTGCAYVPLSPDEADARNILKFSDCEAQLLLTHEAFKKHQSDFISQIEKERVVYVNEAVLEVSEEIRAEVSPEDPIYIIYTSGTTGKPKGVEVLNQGILNMVYHFQQKFEVVTGTKLSQVANVIFDASAFEIWPALAFGGVLNIAPAEIRFDPSLMKSWLADNSIEITYQPTAIAEYLLKADWPDSTVGLRVMNIAGDRLNYKSERDLPFAAFNLYGPTEDSIWTTSCEYPYPGDHYSIGKPVANKRILILGENGELLPVGVAGEICVSGAGVAKGYVNNPDLTHEKFGFDPYNDQWRMYKTGDWGRWLKNGHIEFLGRIDRQVKIRGYRIELGEIERQLAVHPAINEIAVIDIDKRGNKYLVAYYVAKETVEPKVLREYLADVLPDYMIPSLFVPIEELPLTANGKLNRSALPEPEITTSDTYQAASNEVEAKLVEIWSEILGLDADKIGVNSNFFELGGHSIRIIELKNKVNEYFNSDFSVASMFRLTTISKIADHIINGDTGVKEMAEKLDEELMEAEDNLSIFNQMDDY